Proteins from a single region of Mytilus trossulus isolate FHL-02 chromosome 2, PNRI_Mtr1.1.1.hap1, whole genome shotgun sequence:
- the LOC134708019 gene encoding putative uncharacterized protein DDB_G0282133 isoform X3, which yields MFTNMLLVLCALICFITKCFGSNETMTETSWNQTYTSTSVEGMNTTWHIENTSGSNASIQNASSADRPFVHATSFPDIIPDIDEGLVAGMSLLVIGTFAFCIVIVVIRRCYKRRRRKNEGVVYEEVEDVATSCSIEGSSNIKVLVARARNINKSRIEQINEEWLKQDSKIKDERNVMEQSSPNSDRRPSLPEPDRRPFSKESIKSVKRIVIEDEDDEYATAEPDEDLYSLADGETKNDNTPQNTAIKRPSMRKLKLQRSSAFDVEDEDPYADTPEDEYDTVNSPRDHKPKTHSYGQNSYSEDEDHTYELTYDLDYDGVRNARPHIEAIHRSKSTQSLRENLSTTDSIVENSLEGNIYNESFDGDYDMLNKTRFRFTISSENYDSVILPWERGEKQSENDEIRKQEIDDIDVLQKHERARSNLYSDMDSLVHPTDPNASSNQTCCDDNTISSKYTVSNDEQSMQEVNGNKNNPENSETGNDIELTIIDLLQQHKTASSDSMVSSSVKSDEGNSSGSSDSDMKNTLQPLISDQLSIHETNLDDDNQSLIIQNKCYEHKMGNGNIPDNKSEPNALELEVF from the exons GTAGCAACGAGACAATGACAGAAACAAGTTGGAATCAAACCTATACAAGTACATCCGTTGAAGGCATGAATACCACATGGCATATAG aaaACACCAGTGGGAGCAATGCATCAATCCAAAATGCTTCTTCGGCTGACAGACCTTTTGTTCACGCAACAAGCTTTCCTGATATTATCCCTGATattgatgaag GATTAGTGGCTGGTATGTCCTTACTTGTGATCGGAACGTTTGCTTTCTGTATAGTAATCGTAGTCATCag ACGATGTTACAAGAGAAGACGACGAAAAAATGAAGGCGTTGTTTATGAAGAGGTTGAAGATGTAGCTACGTCTTGTTCTATTGAAGGATCCAGCAATATCAAAGTTTTGGTTGCAAGAGCcagaaatataaacaaatcaagAATTGAACAAATTAATGAAGAATGGCTGAAGCAAGATTCTAAGATCAAAGATGAAAGAAATGTTATGGAACAATCTTCCCCAAACTCTGACAGAAGACCTTCGCTGCCAGAGCCAGACCGGAGACCATTTTCGAAAGAGTCGATTAAAAGTGTGAAAAGGATAGTCATTGAGGATGAGGACGATGAGTATGCCACAGCTGAGCCCGATGAGGACTTGTACAGCTTGGCTGACGGAGAGACAAAAAATGATAATACACCTCAAAATACAGCTATAAAGCGACCAAGTATgcgaaaattaaaattacaaagatcGTCTGCTTTTGATGTAGAAGATGAAGACCCGTACGCAGATACACCAGAAGATGAATACGATACAGTGAATAGTCCTAGAGACCATAAACCCAAAACCCATAGTTATGGACAAAACAGTTATAGTGAAGATGAGGATCATACTTATGAACTAACATATGACCTAGATTATGATGGGGTTAGAAACGCGAGACCTCATATCGAAGCTATACACCGTTCTAAATCGACACAAAGTCTTCGTGAGAATTTATCAACAACGGACTCAATAGTAGAAAATAGTCTTGAAGGGAATATATATAATGAGAGTTTTGATGGAGATTATGATATGTTGAACAAAACCAGGTTTCGTTTTACTATCTCAAGTGAAAATTACGACAGTGTGATATTACCATGGGAAAGAGGAGAAAAACAAAGTGAAAATGACGAAATAAGGAAGCAAGAAATTGATGATATAGATGTTCTTCAAAAACATGAGCGTGCTCGGAGTAATTTGTACTCAGACATGGATTCTTTAGTGCACCCTACTGACCCCAATGCAAGTTCTAATCAAACATGTTGTGATGATAACACTATTTCCTCCAAATACACCGTGTCAAATGACGAGCAGTCCATGCAAGAGGTTAATGGGAACAAGAATAACCCCGAGAACTCAGAAACTGGAAATGATATTGAGCTTACAATTATAGATTTACTTCAACAACATAAAACAGCCTCAAGTGATTCTATGGTTTCTTCGTCAGTTAAATCCGATGAAGGAAACTCTAGTGGTTCAAGTGATTCAGACATGAAAAACACACTTCAGCCGCTTATAAGTGATCAATTGTCAATTCATGAAACCAATCTTGATGACGACAATCAAAGTttgattattcaaaataagtgttatGAACACAAAATGGGAAACGGCAATATTCCTGACAACAAGTCAGAACCCAATGCACTCGAACTTGAAGTATTTTAA
- the LOC134708019 gene encoding uncharacterized protein LOC134708019 isoform X2 encodes MSDSMNCSCWNDTSVLEMIQTKNFDCWERNQNNTKLRMLCEMYIGSNETMTETSWNQTYTSTSVEGMNTTWHIENTSGSNASIQNASSADRPFVHATSFPDIIPDIDEGLVAGMSLLVIGTFAFCIVIVVIRRCYKRRRRKNEGVVYEEVEDVATSCSIEGSSNIKVLVARARNINKSRIEQINEEWLKQDSKIKDERNVMEQSSPNSDRRPSLPEPDRRPFSKESIKSVKRIVIEDEDDEYATAEPDEDLYSLADGETKNDNTPQNTAIKRPSMRKLKLQRSSAFDVEDEDPYADTPEDEYDTVNSPRDHKPKTHSYGQNSYSEDEDHTYELTYDLDYDGVRNARPHIEAIHRSKSTQSLRENLSTTDSIVENSLEGNIYNESFDGDYDMLNKTRFRFTISSENYDSVILPWERGEKQSENDEIRKQEIDDIDVLQKHERARSNLYSDMDSLVHPTDPNASSNQTCCDDNTISSKYTVSNDEQSMQEVNGNKNNPENSETGNDIELTIIDLLQQHKTASSDSMVSSSVKSDEGNSSGSSDSDMKNTLQPLISDQLSIHETNLDDDNQSLIIQNKCYEHKMGNGNIPDNKSEPNALELEVF; translated from the exons GTAGCAACGAGACAATGACAGAAACAAGTTGGAATCAAACCTATACAAGTACATCCGTTGAAGGCATGAATACCACATGGCATATAG aaaACACCAGTGGGAGCAATGCATCAATCCAAAATGCTTCTTCGGCTGACAGACCTTTTGTTCACGCAACAAGCTTTCCTGATATTATCCCTGATattgatgaag GATTAGTGGCTGGTATGTCCTTACTTGTGATCGGAACGTTTGCTTTCTGTATAGTAATCGTAGTCATCag ACGATGTTACAAGAGAAGACGACGAAAAAATGAAGGCGTTGTTTATGAAGAGGTTGAAGATGTAGCTACGTCTTGTTCTATTGAAGGATCCAGCAATATCAAAGTTTTGGTTGCAAGAGCcagaaatataaacaaatcaagAATTGAACAAATTAATGAAGAATGGCTGAAGCAAGATTCTAAGATCAAAGATGAAAGAAATGTTATGGAACAATCTTCCCCAAACTCTGACAGAAGACCTTCGCTGCCAGAGCCAGACCGGAGACCATTTTCGAAAGAGTCGATTAAAAGTGTGAAAAGGATAGTCATTGAGGATGAGGACGATGAGTATGCCACAGCTGAGCCCGATGAGGACTTGTACAGCTTGGCTGACGGAGAGACAAAAAATGATAATACACCTCAAAATACAGCTATAAAGCGACCAAGTATgcgaaaattaaaattacaaagatcGTCTGCTTTTGATGTAGAAGATGAAGACCCGTACGCAGATACACCAGAAGATGAATACGATACAGTGAATAGTCCTAGAGACCATAAACCCAAAACCCATAGTTATGGACAAAACAGTTATAGTGAAGATGAGGATCATACTTATGAACTAACATATGACCTAGATTATGATGGGGTTAGAAACGCGAGACCTCATATCGAAGCTATACACCGTTCTAAATCGACACAAAGTCTTCGTGAGAATTTATCAACAACGGACTCAATAGTAGAAAATAGTCTTGAAGGGAATATATATAATGAGAGTTTTGATGGAGATTATGATATGTTGAACAAAACCAGGTTTCGTTTTACTATCTCAAGTGAAAATTACGACAGTGTGATATTACCATGGGAAAGAGGAGAAAAACAAAGTGAAAATGACGAAATAAGGAAGCAAGAAATTGATGATATAGATGTTCTTCAAAAACATGAGCGTGCTCGGAGTAATTTGTACTCAGACATGGATTCTTTAGTGCACCCTACTGACCCCAATGCAAGTTCTAATCAAACATGTTGTGATGATAACACTATTTCCTCCAAATACACCGTGTCAAATGACGAGCAGTCCATGCAAGAGGTTAATGGGAACAAGAATAACCCCGAGAACTCAGAAACTGGAAATGATATTGAGCTTACAATTATAGATTTACTTCAACAACATAAAACAGCCTCAAGTGATTCTATGGTTTCTTCGTCAGTTAAATCCGATGAAGGAAACTCTAGTGGTTCAAGTGATTCAGACATGAAAAACACACTTCAGCCGCTTATAAGTGATCAATTGTCAATTCATGAAACCAATCTTGATGACGACAATCAAAGTttgattattcaaaataagtgttatGAACACAAAATGGGAAACGGCAATATTCCTGACAACAAGTCAGAACCCAATGCACTCGAACTTGAAGTATTTTAA